A genomic stretch from Flavobacterium humidisoli includes:
- a CDS encoding helix-turn-helix domain-containing protein, whose product MELIKDILEHLNITDECTTIEAKRGSEIDTSIMETICAFSNEPGLGGGLIVLGVVKDESTLFQNYIVEGITNPDKLQLDIASQTATLFNQPVRPEIEIEKMPNGKLVLKMFVKELPDGQKPLYFKKKGLAARRLQKNWFK is encoded by the coding sequence ATGGAGCTTATTAAAGATATCTTAGAACATTTAAATATTACGGACGAGTGCACGACAATTGAAGCCAAAAGAGGGAGCGAAATTGACACATCTATAATGGAAACTATTTGTGCTTTCTCTAATGAGCCGGGATTAGGAGGAGGATTAATAGTTTTAGGAGTGGTTAAAGACGAAAGCACCTTATTTCAAAATTATATAGTTGAAGGAATTACAAATCCAGACAAATTACAATTAGATATAGCTTCTCAAACAGCGACATTATTTAATCAGCCTGTTAGACCAGAAATTGAAATAGAGAAAATGCCCAATGGAAAGTTAGTCCTAAAAATGTTTGTAAAAGAATTACCTGACGGACAAAAACCTCTTTATTTCAAAAAAAAAGGGCTTGCCGCAAGGCGCTTACAGAAGAATTGGTTCAAGTGA
- a CDS encoding ATP-binding protein, which yields MPQGAYRRIGSSDQRCTEDDLFIFYNKEDSLDSIIVKDTSLDDVSEEAISLYKSLRSKVNEYAEELNYSDFDLLRSLGCVKKDKDEWKLTYTGLLVFGKRPALRRLLPMVRIDYIRVPGNEWVEDPENRFTTIDMRGPLIELVQRVFSAIADDLPKGFLLGDGELQASAIGLPSKVLREALVNAFIHRTYRENQPIQIIRYGNRLEIKNPGFSLKPEEQLGEPGSKNRNPFIASIFHETNLAETKGSGIRTMRILMEKSSLAPPTFESDHTANLFTTRLLLHHFLNESDLQWLNTFAEYELNTEQKKGLIFIREAGAIDNSTYRQLNACDVLKASNELRSLRDKGLIEQKGKGRSTYYTTGGVLNTEDDVANTEPNDLNTEADDLTTEPYDLTQELPSDIREQISNLGVRENDQNKIKDIIYKICSFKSYSTKQIALILNRNENYIYRNYILPMKDEGRLQHTIIDMPNHPDQAYKAI from the coding sequence TTGCCGCAAGGCGCTTACAGAAGAATTGGTTCAAGTGACCAGCGATGCACAGAAGATGATCTATTTATATTCTATAATAAAGAAGATAGTTTAGATAGTATTATTGTAAAAGATACTAGTCTTGATGATGTAAGTGAAGAAGCTATCTCTTTATATAAAAGTTTAAGGTCAAAAGTAAATGAATATGCTGAGGAGTTAAACTATTCTGATTTTGATTTATTAAGATCTTTAGGATGTGTCAAAAAAGATAAGGACGAATGGAAACTAACCTATACAGGATTACTTGTTTTTGGAAAACGTCCTGCCCTAAGAAGATTACTTCCGATGGTACGTATAGATTACATTAGAGTACCAGGTAATGAATGGGTTGAAGATCCTGAAAACAGGTTTACAACAATAGATATGAGAGGTCCGCTTATTGAATTGGTTCAAAGAGTATTTAGTGCAATTGCTGATGATCTTCCTAAAGGATTTCTTTTGGGTGATGGAGAGTTGCAGGCTTCTGCTATTGGCCTGCCTTCTAAAGTTCTGCGTGAAGCACTTGTGAATGCTTTTATACATAGAACTTATAGAGAAAATCAGCCTATACAAATTATTCGTTATGGCAATAGACTAGAAATTAAAAATCCAGGATTTTCATTAAAGCCAGAAGAGCAGTTAGGCGAACCAGGTTCTAAAAACAGAAATCCATTTATTGCATCCATTTTTCACGAAACCAATCTTGCAGAAACAAAAGGGAGCGGTATAAGGACAATGAGAATTTTAATGGAAAAATCCTCCCTAGCACCACCAACATTTGAAAGTGACCACACCGCAAATTTATTTACCACTCGTCTTTTACTGCATCATTTTCTTAATGAAAGTGACCTTCAATGGCTAAATACTTTTGCTGAATATGAGTTAAATACTGAACAGAAAAAAGGATTAATTTTCATTCGAGAAGCTGGTGCCATTGATAATTCAACATATCGACAATTAAATGCATGTGATGTATTAAAAGCAAGTAATGAATTAAGAAGTCTCCGAGATAAAGGTCTTATTGAACAAAAAGGAAAAGGAAGATCTACATATTATACTACTGGTGGAGTTCTTAACACAGAAGATGATGTTGCTAACACAGAACCTAATGATCTTAACACAGAAGCTGATGATCTTACAACAGAACCCTATGATCTAACACAGGAGCTACCTTCTGACATAAGAGAACAAATATCCAACCTAGGAGTTAGAGAAAATGATCAAAATAAAATAAAAGATATAATTTATAAAATATGCAGTTTTAAAAGCTACTCCACAAAACAGATAGCTCTAATACTTAATAGAAATGAAAATTACATTTATAGAAATTATATCTTGCCAATGAAAGATGAAGGCAGATTACAGCATACAATAATTGACATGCCAAATCATCCCGACCAGGCTTACAAAGCTATTTAA
- a CDS encoding site-specific integrase, translating into MERHNKFFRKKVDAGERASASLQKYKRSTELISNFMVKQYGIEDIPADEISSSFIYNLEEFLKYESCFKGHVGIKNNSVVKYIKMYKTAFNYAIRMDLIQKNPFNVYDGKLSVKDAVFLTQCELDALEKKVFFIERLDRVKDIFLFSCYTGYAPTDALKLSKKNISKDNNGNQWIISNRTKTSIKENVPVLPPVEKIIQKYKGKQPGLLPSISNQKMNAYLKEIADLCGITKYLTWYVSRHTFATTVTLGNGVRLENVSAMMGHTNIKQTQHYAKVLDANIMDDMNMVKSKYEEKVS; encoded by the coding sequence ATGGAGCGCCATAATAAATTTTTCAGAAAAAAAGTGGATGCCGGCGAAAGAGCGTCAGCTTCACTGCAGAAATACAAACGAAGCACTGAGCTAATTTCGAACTTTATGGTAAAACAATACGGCATAGAAGATATTCCTGCTGATGAAATTTCAAGTTCATTTATATACAATCTTGAGGAATTCCTTAAATACGAAAGCTGTTTTAAGGGCCATGTTGGAATAAAAAACAATTCAGTGGTAAAATATATTAAGATGTATAAAACAGCCTTTAATTATGCTATCAGAATGGATCTAATCCAAAAAAATCCCTTTAATGTTTATGATGGAAAGCTCAGCGTTAAAGATGCAGTATTTCTAACACAGTGCGAACTTGATGCCCTCGAGAAAAAAGTCTTCTTTATTGAAAGACTCGACAGGGTCAAAGATATTTTCCTGTTCAGCTGTTATACCGGATATGCTCCAACTGACGCTTTAAAGCTTTCAAAAAAAAACATTTCAAAAGACAATAATGGTAACCAGTGGATTATATCAAATAGAACGAAAACATCAATTAAAGAAAATGTTCCAGTTCTGCCGCCCGTCGAAAAAATCATTCAGAAGTACAAAGGGAAGCAGCCAGGATTGCTGCCAAGCATTTCAAATCAAAAAATGAATGCTTATTTAAAGGAAATTGCGGATCTCTGCGGAATAACCAAGTACCTCACATGGTATGTTTCAAGACATACTTTTGCAACTACAGTAACTCTTGGCAACGGAGTCAGACTTGAAAATGTTTCAGCGATGATGGGCCACACAAATATCAAGCAAACCCAGCACTATGCGAAAGTCCTAGATGCGAATATAATGGACGATATGAATATGGTCAAATCTAAATATGAAGAAAAAGTTTCGTAA